From a region of the Coffea arabica cultivar ET-39 chromosome 3e, Coffea Arabica ET-39 HiFi, whole genome shotgun sequence genome:
- the LOC113736739 gene encoding F-box protein SKIP16 isoform X3: MAALESVGGLAMHVILSKLAPNDAALVACVSRRFRTWASDDDSLWSKFCSDDFQLNSPLDPVGNPTATFKESYGTWRDAFHMYPWPLVMRVKRCWDRLKNWFAANFPEILATLRRGASEEEINALEMSLKVKLPLPTRVLYRFCDGQDLKADNLTGRVPQSLLGLIGGYSFYDHQVNVFLLPLEQIVEETKDYIQQLGLLNSRPKYIVVAASCTYGEKTFFLNCRSGQLHVGTRNLLTDGEMIPCVPGSLISLLNDRDGSQVQDALLLWLEEHCRRLESGIIKVHQDGELRGINLFPELPPLCCTAITNGVKVRASAVFVPEGSNLEDEDEKYLFAYSVHMSLSPEGCIISGMNFGSCQLYWRHWVIRIGDAVVDNVNGEAVIGKFPLLRPGEEEFIYESYTFLSSLPGSIEGCFTFVPGRLADPSSSPFEAQVARFPLLLPDYIF; the protein is encoded by the exons ATGGCGGCGTTGGAAAGCGTTGGGGGATTAGCGATGCACGTAATCCTCTCCAAACTGGCACCAAACGACGCCGCATTAGTGGCGTGCGTGAGCCGACGGTTTCGGACATGGGCTTCCGACGACGATTCCCTTTGGTCCAAATTTTGTTCCGATGACTTTCAGCTCAATTCGCCACTTGACCCCGTCGGCAACCCCACTGCTACCTTCAAG GAATCTTATGGAACATGGCGTGATGCTTTTCATATGTATCCATGGCCCCTGGTGATGCGGGTTAAAAGATGTTGGGACAGACTTAAAAACTGGTTTGCTGCAAATTTCCCAGAAATATTGGCTACCTTACGTAGAGGTGCATCAGAGGAGGAAATAAATGCTTTGGAGATGAGTTTGAAAGTAAAACTGCCTCTTCCTACCAGGGTTCTTTATCGTTTCTGTGATGGCCAAGACTTAAAAGCTGATAATTTAACTGGTCGTGTGCCTCAGAGTTTGTTGGGTCTTATTGGAGGCTACTCATTTTATGACCACCAGGTCAATGTGTTTCTGTTGCCATTAGAACAGATagttgaggaaacaaaggatTATATACAACAGCTTGGATTATTAAACAGCAGACCCAAATATATTGTTGTTGCAGCTTCTTGCACTTACGGGGAGAAGACTTTCTTCCTAAACTGTCGAAGTGGCCAACTTCATGTGGGTACACGGAATCTCTTAACAGATGGGGAAATGATTCCTTGTGTACCAGGATCATTGATAAGTTTACTAAATGACAGAGACGGTAGTCAGGTGCAAGATGCTCTTTTATTGTGGCTGGAAGAACATTGCCGACGCTTGGAAAGTGGCATTATTAAAGTACATCAAGATGGTGAACTCAGAGGCATCAACCTTTTTCCAGAATTACCTCCTCTTTGTTGCACTGCTATAACAAATGGTGTAAAG GTTCGAGCTTCTGCTGTATTTGTGCCCGAGGGCAGTAACCTTGAGGATGAAGATGAAAAATATTTGTTTGCTTATTCTGTCCATATGTCTCTTTCACCTGAGGGATGCATCATCAGTGGTATGAACTTTGGCTCTTGCCAACTCTATTGGAGACACTGGGTCATCCGTATTGGTGATGCTGTCGTAGACAATGTAAATGGTGAAGCTGTTATTGGAAAG TTTCCGCTTCTACGTCCAGGAGAGGAAGAATTCATTTATGAGAGCTACACATTTTTATCAAGTTTGCCAGGTTCTATTGAAGGCTGTTTCACCTTTGTTCCCGGAAG ATTGGCAGATCCAAGTAGTAGCCCTTTTGAAGCACAGGTAGCAAGGTTCCCATTGCTGCTGCCAGACTATATTTTCTGA
- the LOC113736739 gene encoding F-box protein SKIP16 isoform X1 — MAALESVGGLAMHVILSKLAPNDAALVACVSRRFRTWASDDDSLWSKFCSDDFQLNSPLDPVGNPTATFKESYGTWRDAFHMYPWPLVMRVKRCWDRLKNWFAANFPEILATLRRGASEEEINALEMSLKVKLPLPTRVLYRFCDGQDLKADNLTGRVPQSLLGLIGGYSFYDHQVNVFLLPLEQIVEETKDYIQQLGLLNSRPKYIVVAASCTYGEKTFFLNCRSGQLHVGTRNLLTDGEMIPCVPGSLISLLNDRDGSQVQDALLLWLEEHCRRLESGIIKVHQDGELRGINLFPELPPLCCTAITNGVKVRASAVFVPEGSNLEDEDEKYLFAYSVHMSLSPEGCIISGMNFGSCQLYWRHWVIRIGDAVVDNVNGEAVIGKFPLLRPGEEEFIYESYTFLSSLPGSIEGCFTFVPGRGHAAFNEICGTLKLPWLHVFNFAVYFLWL, encoded by the exons ATGGCGGCGTTGGAAAGCGTTGGGGGATTAGCGATGCACGTAATCCTCTCCAAACTGGCACCAAACGACGCCGCATTAGTGGCGTGCGTGAGCCGACGGTTTCGGACATGGGCTTCCGACGACGATTCCCTTTGGTCCAAATTTTGTTCCGATGACTTTCAGCTCAATTCGCCACTTGACCCCGTCGGCAACCCCACTGCTACCTTCAAG GAATCTTATGGAACATGGCGTGATGCTTTTCATATGTATCCATGGCCCCTGGTGATGCGGGTTAAAAGATGTTGGGACAGACTTAAAAACTGGTTTGCTGCAAATTTCCCAGAAATATTGGCTACCTTACGTAGAGGTGCATCAGAGGAGGAAATAAATGCTTTGGAGATGAGTTTGAAAGTAAAACTGCCTCTTCCTACCAGGGTTCTTTATCGTTTCTGTGATGGCCAAGACTTAAAAGCTGATAATTTAACTGGTCGTGTGCCTCAGAGTTTGTTGGGTCTTATTGGAGGCTACTCATTTTATGACCACCAGGTCAATGTGTTTCTGTTGCCATTAGAACAGATagttgaggaaacaaaggatTATATACAACAGCTTGGATTATTAAACAGCAGACCCAAATATATTGTTGTTGCAGCTTCTTGCACTTACGGGGAGAAGACTTTCTTCCTAAACTGTCGAAGTGGCCAACTTCATGTGGGTACACGGAATCTCTTAACAGATGGGGAAATGATTCCTTGTGTACCAGGATCATTGATAAGTTTACTAAATGACAGAGACGGTAGTCAGGTGCAAGATGCTCTTTTATTGTGGCTGGAAGAACATTGCCGACGCTTGGAAAGTGGCATTATTAAAGTACATCAAGATGGTGAACTCAGAGGCATCAACCTTTTTCCAGAATTACCTCCTCTTTGTTGCACTGCTATAACAAATGGTGTAAAG GTTCGAGCTTCTGCTGTATTTGTGCCCGAGGGCAGTAACCTTGAGGATGAAGATGAAAAATATTTGTTTGCTTATTCTGTCCATATGTCTCTTTCACCTGAGGGATGCATCATCAGTGGTATGAACTTTGGCTCTTGCCAACTCTATTGGAGACACTGGGTCATCCGTATTGGTGATGCTGTCGTAGACAATGTAAATGGTGAAGCTGTTATTGGAAAG TTTCCGCTTCTACGTCCAGGAGAGGAAGAATTCATTTATGAGAGCTACACATTTTTATCAAGTTTGCCAGGTTCTATTGAAGGCTGTTTCACCTTTGTTCCCGGAAG GGGACATGCAGCTTTCAATGAAATATGTGGAACTTTGAAGTTACCGTGGCTTCATGTGTTCAACTTTGCTGTATATTTCCTTTGGCTTTGA
- the LOC113736739 gene encoding F-box protein SKIP16 isoform X2, with the protein MAALESVGGLAMHVILSKLAPNDAALVACVSRRFRTWASDDDSLWSKFCSDDFQLNSPLDPVGNPTATFKESYGTWRDAFHMYPWPLVMRVKRCWDRLKNWFAANFPEILATLRRGASEEEINALEMSLKVKLPLPTRVLYRFCDGQDLKADNLTGRVPQSLLGLIGGYSFYDHQVNVFLLPLEQIVEETKDYIQQLGLLNSRPKYIVVAASCTYGEKTFFLNCRSGQLHVGTRNLLTDGEMIPCVPGSLISLLNDRDGSQVQDALLLWLEEHCRRLESGIIKVHQDGELRGINLFPELPPLCCTAITNGVKVRASAVFVPEGSNLEDEDEKYLFAYSVHMSLSPEGCIISGMNFGSCQLYWRHWVIRIGDAVVDNVNGEAVIGKFPLLRPGEEEFIYESYTFLSSLPGSIEGCFTFVPGRYLKKLSGTRFCYSFFRSLDVVIASNQVS; encoded by the exons ATGGCGGCGTTGGAAAGCGTTGGGGGATTAGCGATGCACGTAATCCTCTCCAAACTGGCACCAAACGACGCCGCATTAGTGGCGTGCGTGAGCCGACGGTTTCGGACATGGGCTTCCGACGACGATTCCCTTTGGTCCAAATTTTGTTCCGATGACTTTCAGCTCAATTCGCCACTTGACCCCGTCGGCAACCCCACTGCTACCTTCAAG GAATCTTATGGAACATGGCGTGATGCTTTTCATATGTATCCATGGCCCCTGGTGATGCGGGTTAAAAGATGTTGGGACAGACTTAAAAACTGGTTTGCTGCAAATTTCCCAGAAATATTGGCTACCTTACGTAGAGGTGCATCAGAGGAGGAAATAAATGCTTTGGAGATGAGTTTGAAAGTAAAACTGCCTCTTCCTACCAGGGTTCTTTATCGTTTCTGTGATGGCCAAGACTTAAAAGCTGATAATTTAACTGGTCGTGTGCCTCAGAGTTTGTTGGGTCTTATTGGAGGCTACTCATTTTATGACCACCAGGTCAATGTGTTTCTGTTGCCATTAGAACAGATagttgaggaaacaaaggatTATATACAACAGCTTGGATTATTAAACAGCAGACCCAAATATATTGTTGTTGCAGCTTCTTGCACTTACGGGGAGAAGACTTTCTTCCTAAACTGTCGAAGTGGCCAACTTCATGTGGGTACACGGAATCTCTTAACAGATGGGGAAATGATTCCTTGTGTACCAGGATCATTGATAAGTTTACTAAATGACAGAGACGGTAGTCAGGTGCAAGATGCTCTTTTATTGTGGCTGGAAGAACATTGCCGACGCTTGGAAAGTGGCATTATTAAAGTACATCAAGATGGTGAACTCAGAGGCATCAACCTTTTTCCAGAATTACCTCCTCTTTGTTGCACTGCTATAACAAATGGTGTAAAG GTTCGAGCTTCTGCTGTATTTGTGCCCGAGGGCAGTAACCTTGAGGATGAAGATGAAAAATATTTGTTTGCTTATTCTGTCCATATGTCTCTTTCACCTGAGGGATGCATCATCAGTGGTATGAACTTTGGCTCTTGCCAACTCTATTGGAGACACTGGGTCATCCGTATTGGTGATGCTGTCGTAGACAATGTAAATGGTGAAGCTGTTATTGGAAAG TTTCCGCTTCTACGTCCAGGAGAGGAAGAATTCATTTATGAGAGCTACACATTTTTATCAAGTTTGCCAGGTTCTATTGAAGGCTGTTTCACCTTTGTTCCCGGAAG GTATCTGAAAAAGCTATCTGGGACCAGATTTTGTTATAGTTTCTTCAGGTCTCTTGATGTGGTCATTGCATCGAACCAAGTCTCTTGA